ttatgattattgcttaaaactttacacacttctttgttatattaatcgaaagatctgtatacttttggttttgattcaaaattttattttagtgatatttagtttttttttttttttaaacaggggtTTGGGGTTTCAAATGTCCCGCtgtgtctcaaaaacaaaatatggttattgcttaaaactttctcagaaactatttatgattattgcataaaacttccaatGCGCTCATTGCacagctgtttattttaaaaagcagatgaattatagatagagaacataaacagaaaaaatattaaccaCATTTTAAACAAGCTTTTTGATTCAAATGAATGCTGTCCTTCAGTCTTATATTGGTTGCTGCAAGGAAACAATCAGTAGAAGCTggcatgattttgttttgtgtctAGAATGTAAAACAGAAATCATATTAGTCTTGCTTCAAACTATAATTATTCAgtaattaaataacaaaagaagACATAATGTGTGAACTTTTTCACTTTTGGAAATACATCAACACTGTGACTACCGTTAGGACTAGCCTTAAGTTATGTGTCACTTTGATAGTCCTATTAATACCTTTGCACCTTTGCATTTATTTATACaatctacaatacaaacatgttGTTCAGTGGTCGTTTGTTGATGGGGTTTATACGTTTAGTCGGATTTATATAGATTTGACCGTTTGtcttgtttgaatggttttacactagtcattttgggggccctttatagtttgcttTCTGTTTTGACCAAAgctccgtattgaaggcctTACCTATACATGAACTGGTTTaatttttaggatttttttagGACCGCAAAAATTGTTTTGCATCATTTGATGGTATGATGTTGTCGTCGCCTTTGTTGTCAGCGTCAGCGTCGtcaggacaataactttagttttagttcATGGATCTCTAAAAATTTTAACAGAAGATTTAATACCAATAAAGAAGTTTTGGTTTGATTTTTGGGGTTGCAGTCCCAATAGTTTTGGAATTAATGGCCAAAAAGGGCTCAAATAAGTATTTCCTTGGTTTTCGCTCAAAAACTTATGTagaagtaaatagaaatctatgtatttaaacacaatgttaatgACCACAATAGGAAAGTtaggattgatttttggagttttggtcccaacaatTAAGGAATCAGTAGCCCTAAAAgggcacaaataagcatttttcttggttttcgcacaataactttagtataagttaacagaaatccatgaaattcaaacacaaggttaataaccacaaaagaaagtttgggattgattttgggaggtTTGGTCCCAATAggttaggaattaggggccaaagggtccaaaattaaaatttgttttattttatcaaaaattgaatgattTAATTATTTGGGTGccttgatatgccgaatctaacctTGTATTAAGAATCTGAAtatttggtcctgttttcaaattggtctacattaaagtcaaTAGGGTCCAATATTAAATTTAGTTggttttgtaatttaattttttttttaagtttaagttcttagaccacattcattctgtgtcagaaacctttgTTGTATTACctattaaatcacaatccaaattgaGAGCTTGAAAGTTGTGTACATACTTGCCCAAACTGTTCGGCTTCTGCGGTCGTATTAAGCTGCGTCATGCGGAGCACATGGTTACAAAAtgtgatttggatggagagttgtctcattggcgctaATACCACatccttttatatttattaaactaGAAAAGAAAGAATGTACTTGCTGAATGAATTAATGCAAAATTAGTTGTCTGTGGCTATTggcaataaactcatcataccggataccaggactaaaatttgtatatacgccagacgcgcgtttcgtctacaaaagactcatcagtgacgctctaatccaaaaatgttaaaaaggcaaaaacagtacgaagttgaaaagctttgacgaccaaaattcctaaatgtgtttacaaatacagctaaggtaatttatgcctgatatttcaaaaaattctaaattttgtaaacagtaaatttaaaactataaccatatcaatgacaattcatgtcagcacaaaaagtgctgactactgggcttgttacctcggggaaataaatctccaccagcagtggcaaaATAGCCTTTTATGGGCTATTTTACCGGCTCCAGTAAAATAGCCTCCTTGGTCGTAATTAAGAGTAAAATAGAAgtctagaaattaacaattgaaaaaaatatagaaacataCACTTCAATAAGAAATCTCTATACAAATATGCcttctttaaacatttatacaaaacgtgcatatcaaaatgaaattctTTCCTTTAATAAGAAgtctctttttaaaatatttaaaaaaaagattaaatgtTAAAACTGATACtagtactttttttctttaataagaAGTCTaaatacatttctttaaaaaaaatattacacataaGCAAAGAATAGGGACTGAATTGCATGTGTAGAAGCTAGGACTATTATACTAAGTAAAGCATGATAGTCCCAGTTCGGGTAGAAGGTAATAATATGCTGAAAAATACGGACATAATTGAGTATGCcttgatgaaaaacaaatgacaaatagAAAGAAATGTGTTGAAAACggtcaaaaatttaaaaaaacattttctacatgatataaagaaaaacaagacCTAAACTGGATATAAACCTGCGTCGGTGggtttatgtaataattatgctGGAACATTTCTGATCATTTGGAATTTCGTTCAAAGACTTCAAAAACTGCCAAGAAAAAGTACCCAGTTGTAAATTGGGTATAAGGTTTGTAAAATTCGGGCTATCGACGAACAAAGAGTGCATAGCCGCATGTCAGATGCAAATATTGCTTACTCACTACAACTTAACATTAGCAACCGCAGACTAATAGTTAAACCATTCCttccaatgaaaaaaaaaccacttagACGAAACATTTCCGTGTACAATACATGAGGTAAAATTTTAAACTGCCTGCAAACAAGACTGGGTAGATAGCAGATGTAGAAATTGCTTACTAGCTAAAACTCAACATTATCAATATgttgataaaatttgtaatcatTTCCTTTCATAGCAGACAAGAAGACGTTGaccaaatatttcttttaacttCGTATGGACGGATGAACGAAGTCGAGCGGGCACAAAACTTCCTTCTGTCTTTGGATAGTAACTGGcataatctttatttcaaattttgctgtgttTGTAATTTTCCCCTTCTCCCCTTAACATTGGACACTTTGGTACAGACAAATTATCAGTGCCGAAAATGGAAAATGAAGGAGCATTGATGTTATCAATTGCAAACTATGATGTTATGTaacattattaataaaatattgtaagtgTAAGTTTTCTACAACTAAAAATGTACTTTCATAATCAAAATCTTTGTAAATGTGTgtgtttaaagaaaatttacaaacaacacCTATTCTCAAATGACAGTATATCTATTAATTTTGTCATGCTAACAGACTATAAGGAAATGCATGCAACTTGCCAAAAATGTAACACCTTGTAAAAATTGAttgaaagtacatgtatataaacgaTATTTCTTACATGTTTTTCAAACTTTCGGAATGCACATTCTAGACAACAAGATGATTCTCTTTACGATCATAACGCTGATTTTCTTTATGGGAAACACTAAAGCAGAACCAACACGAGGAAAGGACTGCGCATCTGGTAATgactattttacttttatttcatattgctTTTAAATTTTCCCTATTTAACTTGTTGAAAAGATAACATAATATGATTAATAAGACAATTACTCTTGAAGCGTTTAATGACTGAATTTGTTATTAACTAGTAACCAATTCgacacttttcatatttttgttctataaagtttaaataaagacttggatgattttttttaacttcccCTAAGTTTAGGAATTTTGTCTCGTCAGTTTCATTCATAACCTTCTTTTTCTCGGTTAATATATCGGTGTTACACCGACAAAAGAATTGAAAAAGGAGATCAATagctttttttaacatgtatattaCTAATGTCGAGTTTTGCTGATGTTTGTTTTGTCTATGTCAGAAGTAAGTATATTTAGATATACTATTATAGAAATCTATCTACTTTCAAACTAGGACAGTTATTATCTGTAAGAAATATTAAGGAATTAAATAATCTGGGTAAATACCTTTATGAGGCAGAGAAAAATCGTTATACACTTGACTATTTGTTATGTACCGTTAATACTAATGTAAATTGTATGCCAAACTCCGCTACATGTTAGATattgtttatgatatttatgCTGTATAAAttgtttctctaattctatggaaattttccctttccgaacccattgtataaaaaaaatcaacgtgtgTTTGCcggtgatctcagaagatcattggaCGACTTTAAGGATCATGACCTTTTTTtctaactggatgaatcaaaatatgctaTAACAggttttaatgaaattgacaacttcgtgcaatgtgaaaggcactcgaaggggaattttcggttaacaaaaaaagaaaatgtaatttttaatcatcagagaaacagattcttacatagttactcgtggattatcggatttatccaatctcgatagtaaaattataaattttaaagtccttgCCGAGACTCGGActttgaaattgataattttaactatctcgattggataaatccgataatccactcgtatcaatgtaagaatctatatgtatCTGTTCAATCATAGAGCTATGTTTGTTTacggaataaagtattattattattatgtatttgatataaccattttttttgttgtttttccaataatgttatatattatataaagtatcgATATGCTCTGTTTAATATAGAAGACACATAGTTTAGAGAACTattatcaatatcaataccatttatttatattaaaaaaactgccaagtgtataataaattatttgatgacATTTATTTCTGTTGTAGCGGTTACATTTTATGGTGAAACAGCTAATAAAGTCGTTGGGTTACTCTCTGACAATTGTGCATGCAAAACAGTCAAAGAAAAACCACCAAAGAATGAAGATGAAGATGAACCCCAATCCTCATGCACAGGTATGAAAgccatttatataatttattgtaaaactGATGTAATGTGTTAGTAAACATGACTGTTAGTGTTATTGTCGAATTAATACCAAAATGTttatacatatagatataaacattaaaatcaaTTCTATAAAAAGTAAGTACTAGATTGTTATGAACATTAGGTAAAAACTTTATCGACCGTTAACTTTGTTTAGTGACATTGAATAATCAAGTCAAATGACTTATTTCACTGTACTTTATGCATCAAATAATCAACGggcaaaatgttgttttaatggtaaaaatgtatatatttcagTAACAAGACCAAGTGACTGTGGTGACCTTGACAATTCAACTTGTAAAAGTGGAATTTACAAGATCTTTCCGGACAAAACGTCTGGTTTCAAGGTTTTCTGTGAAATGAAGAAACATGGCGGGGGTTGGACTGTGAGTTTAAAGGGAATCCTAGATGAAAATTAAACAGACGTGTTAATgaataagaaaattaatcaatctttttttaaatattgtatattaacAAACTACGAGTAAATGTATCTAACAGGGAAGAACTTTGCATGTTACTATTCATATTTGTATTGCTGATCTCTGAAACAAAAAAACCTGTTTCATTCTTATtttgtattgcattgtatttaaattattatttttttttcttttttgttattatttcgtttgctaatatttgttttatcttttatctttgttttcatttacaatCAAAGACTtcagtattttaaaatattacattttcaaatgacttgataatttttttttaaatgacaataaGTCTACGTgaacattattttcattaattttgttattttcaggTTTTTCAACGTAGAATGGATGGAAAGACGAATTTCTACAGGGACTGGGACTCTTATAAAGAAGGATTTGGTAACCAGAATGGAGAAATTTGGTTGGGtaattaatactttttttttgcatcaaTATATAGAAAGTTAAGTTCATCTACTATACTGTCATTTTATACTCACAGATAACAAATGTACTCATAAATAGTTTCGAAGATTCGACTTTGTTAAATGTCTTTCTGTACTGATTTTTTCCGTACGTTTTTGATTTAGCTTTTTTTTTCACTGTTAAAATGTAAGAAAGATGTAAACATAACACGTTTATGTGCTCCTCTTTAGTCAGGAAACTCTGCGGTGTCTGTTTCAACTTAATGTTTCCGTTTTTCAAGGAATTCAGGTTTGTTGTCGGATCTTGTGGCTtctgtaaaatttattaaatcattACTAGACATTGGTT
Above is a window of Mytilus trossulus isolate FHL-02 chromosome 4, PNRI_Mtr1.1.1.hap1, whole genome shotgun sequence DNA encoding:
- the LOC134713959 gene encoding microfibril-associated glycoprotein 4-like codes for the protein MILFTIITLIFFMGNTKAEPTRGKDCASAVTFYGETANKVVGLLSDNCACKTVKEKPPKNEDEDEPQSSCTVTRPSDCGDLDNSTCKSGIYKIFPDKTSGFKVFCEMKKHGGGWTVFQRRMDGKTNFYRDWDSYKEGFGNQNGEIWLGNDHLHQLTSQGKYKLRIDMEDFENNKKFALYEKFSVGSESSGYILDVSGYSGDAGDSMTYHNGQKFSTKDKDNDKGGEVCAVKYTGAWWYNACHFSNLNGSYLKGSHKSFADGIDWKTWKGYHYSLKETVMMIRKA